The following are encoded in a window of Psychrobacter sp. P11F6 genomic DNA:
- a CDS encoding 3-oxoacid CoA-transferase subunit B, whose product MSHTLLTRDQIAERAARDIPDGAYVNLGIGLPTKIAKYLPADKDVFLHSENGLLAFGPPPAKGEEDPELINAGKEYVTMLDGGSFFHHGDSFAMMRGGHIDICVLGAFQVAANGDLANWSTGAEGAIPAVGGAMDLAVGAKKVFVMTNHTTKTGEPKIVSELTFPVTGKGCVDRIFTDLCVIDVTDKGLVVTEMVDNLSFNDLQAVTGATLIDATK is encoded by the coding sequence ATGAGCCATACATTACTCACACGGGATCAAATCGCTGAGCGTGCTGCCCGAGATATTCCAGATGGTGCCTATGTCAATTTGGGCATAGGACTACCCACAAAAATTGCAAAGTATTTACCTGCTGATAAGGATGTGTTTTTGCATTCAGAAAATGGCCTGCTGGCTTTTGGCCCTCCCCCTGCCAAAGGTGAAGAAGATCCAGAACTGATCAATGCCGGAAAAGAATACGTCACCATGTTAGATGGCGGTAGCTTCTTTCACCATGGCGACTCGTTTGCCATGATGCGCGGCGGCCATATTGATATTTGCGTATTGGGTGCGTTTCAAGTTGCAGCCAATGGTGACTTGGCCAACTGGAGCACTGGTGCAGAAGGTGCAATACCTGCTGTCGGCGGGGCTATGGACTTAGCCGTCGGTGCCAAAAAAGTCTTTGTAATGACCAATCACACGACTAAAACAGGCGAACCCAAGATCGTCAGTGAGCTTACTTTTCCTGTCACTGGCAAGGGCTGCGTCGATCGAATTTTCACCGACCTGTGTGTCATCGACGTGACTGATAAAGGGCTGGTAGTGACTGAAATGGTAGATAACCTAAGCTTTAATGACTTACAAGCGGTAACGGGTGCCACCCTCATTGACGCGACTAAATAG
- a CDS encoding muconate/chloromuconate family cycloisomerase, whose protein sequence is MIRSITTLLVPIPTIRAHKLACTVMNEQTLVLVHIQTEDGLEGWGEATTIGGLNYAEESPHSIKTNIDTYFTPLLLKEAPTSTAKAMQLLNQHISGNRFAKCAIETALLDIEGKRLGIPVSELLGGRVRNELEVAWTLASGNTDQDISEAKQMIEQKKHRIFKLKIGSNPINEDVSHVLAIKQAIPEYRVTVDVNQAWTELEAMSAIKRLQAGGVDLIEQPISMRNQAGLKRLKEHFEVAIMADEIVQDPQNAFRLAIDHCADVFAVKINQAGGLKAACLIGQMAQLAGIELYGGTMLEGPIGTAASAHVFSTYPSLNFDTELFGPLLLTDDILARPLNYHNFGLTVPTGSGLGIEVDRDKVYHYAGLRLSAVSNTNSQPYLAAENSL, encoded by the coding sequence ATGATTCGTTCAATTACGACATTGCTGGTTCCGATACCTACCATTCGAGCTCATAAACTTGCTTGTACGGTAATGAATGAGCAGACATTAGTCTTAGTTCATATTCAAACAGAAGATGGGCTTGAAGGTTGGGGCGAAGCGACAACCATCGGTGGGCTCAACTATGCAGAAGAGAGCCCACATAGTATCAAGACCAATATAGACACTTACTTCACGCCTTTGTTATTAAAAGAAGCCCCTACTTCCACTGCCAAAGCTATGCAGTTACTAAACCAGCATATCAGTGGTAATCGCTTTGCGAAATGCGCAATTGAAACCGCACTACTCGATATCGAGGGCAAACGTCTTGGCATACCGGTCAGTGAGTTATTAGGTGGCCGTGTACGTAATGAGCTTGAAGTGGCATGGACACTTGCCAGCGGTAATACTGATCAAGATATTAGCGAAGCAAAACAGATGATCGAACAAAAAAAGCACCGGATTTTCAAATTGAAAATTGGCAGTAACCCTATTAATGAAGACGTTTCTCATGTACTGGCTATCAAGCAAGCTATACCAGAGTATCGTGTCACCGTCGATGTCAATCAAGCATGGACTGAGCTTGAAGCCATGAGCGCAATCAAGCGTCTGCAAGCTGGCGGGGTAGATTTAATAGAACAACCTATCTCTATGCGTAATCAGGCGGGACTGAAACGTTTAAAAGAGCATTTTGAGGTGGCCATCATGGCCGATGAGATTGTCCAAGATCCACAAAATGCTTTTCGTTTAGCAATTGATCATTGCGCTGATGTCTTTGCAGTCAAAATCAACCAAGCTGGTGGACTAAAGGCGGCCTGCCTCATTGGACAAATGGCACAGCTTGCAGGAATAGAATTATACGGTGGTACGATGTTAGAGGGCCCCATTGGCACGGCCGCATCGGCTCATGTGTTCTCAACTTACCCTAGTTTAAATTTTGATACTGAACTATTTGGACCGTTACTTCTTACAGACGATATTTTAGCTCGTCCGCTAAATTACCATAACTTTGGACTGACTGTCCCAACAGGTTCTGGGCTCGGTATCGAGGTGGATCGCGATAAAGTCTATCATTATGCAGGACTCCGCCTATCAGCGGTATCAAATACAAACTCTCAACCCTACCTTGCTGCTGAAAATAGCTTATAA
- a CDS encoding ABC transporter permease subunit, with product MKLNNSPLMKASWLFIGALFLVFMFVPLGKMLMLSFNVADGLGLSHYVDIISSNDFRQVMLNSFFVAIVSAMSATFLAFILAYTVHWTNLPKGFKQTIKLASLFPMLLPTVTYGFAIIYTFGKQGLLTKMMGFQLFEDIYGFYGMWLGYTIYTLPIAFLLLNNTFQYLDKKFVIVSELMGDSRLRQIDMTVIRPLIGTFAAAIIQCFFLAFTDFGIPASIGGQYKVIATELYTQILGASPSFEKGSVVALFMLIPSVLSILLLWYVARFNVRYDSVEHFDLPTSKVKDRILGVLSSGILISLLFVFAVIFIIPWIKTWPYEMAFSTDTFTKVIESLNLMRVYKNSLIVATLTAVFGTIITYVAALIYERSGLFKIGKLTIESSALVTNTVPGMVIGIAYLMVFSGSSISNTIFIIVISNIIHYFSTPYLMSKNALSKMNLGWETTASLLGDSWLQSLRRIVVPNSIFTLIEVASYFFISAMVSISAVIFISGAKTMVLTTKIVELQHFARFDEIFILSLMVLLTNITALIFFAVVRYLYTRSINGTTKIKVKKPTVTTVA from the coding sequence ATGAAACTTAATAACTCACCGCTAATGAAAGCTTCGTGGCTTTTCATTGGTGCGCTATTTCTCGTCTTTATGTTTGTGCCTTTGGGCAAAATGTTGATGCTGTCATTTAATGTGGCTGATGGATTAGGTCTAAGCCACTACGTCGATATCATCAGCAGTAATGACTTTAGACAAGTGATGTTGAATAGTTTTTTTGTCGCCATTGTTAGTGCGATGAGTGCCACCTTTTTGGCATTTATCCTTGCCTATACGGTGCACTGGACTAACTTGCCAAAGGGTTTTAAACAAACCATTAAGCTTGCATCACTGTTTCCTATGCTATTGCCAACAGTGACTTATGGATTTGCTATTATTTACACCTTTGGTAAGCAAGGTCTACTCACTAAGATGATGGGCTTTCAGTTGTTTGAAGACATATATGGTTTCTATGGTATGTGGCTTGGCTACACCATCTATACCTTGCCAATAGCCTTTTTACTGCTTAACAATACCTTTCAGTATTTGGATAAGAAGTTCGTAATCGTATCAGAACTGATGGGCGATTCACGCTTACGCCAGATAGATATGACGGTCATTCGTCCTTTAATTGGTACGTTTGCAGCCGCTATCATTCAATGCTTCTTTTTGGCCTTTACTGACTTTGGTATTCCAGCCTCTATTGGTGGTCAGTACAAGGTTATCGCCACTGAGCTTTATACCCAAATACTGGGTGCATCTCCCTCGTTTGAAAAGGGATCTGTGGTTGCCTTGTTTATGCTAATCCCCTCTGTTTTGAGCATTCTACTGCTTTGGTATGTGGCTCGATTTAATGTCAGATATGACTCAGTAGAGCATTTTGACTTGCCTACCTCTAAAGTCAAAGACAGAATTCTGGGTGTGTTGTCCAGTGGTATTTTGATTTCACTGTTATTCGTATTTGCTGTGATATTCATCATTCCATGGATTAAGACATGGCCTTACGAGATGGCGTTTAGTACAGACACATTTACTAAGGTGATCGAGTCCTTGAACCTAATGCGAGTGTATAAAAATTCACTTATTGTCGCGACCTTAACGGCTGTTTTTGGCACCATTATTACCTATGTTGCCGCGTTGATATACGAGCGTTCCGGGCTATTCAAGATAGGTAAATTGACGATCGAAAGCTCAGCATTAGTAACCAATACAGTGCCAGGTATGGTTATTGGTATTGCCTATCTAATGGTTTTCTCAGGCTCATCGATATCGAACACCATCTTCATTATTGTGATTAGTAATATCATTCATTACTTCTCCACACCTTATCTCATGAGTAAAAATGCACTATCAAAAATGAACCTAGGTTGGGAGACCACAGCTTCTTTACTTGGAGACTCATGGCTACAGTCTTTACGCCGAATTGTTGTACCCAACTCAATATTTACACTTATCGAAGTGGCCTCGTACTTCTTTATCAGTGCGATGGTCAGCATCAGTGCAGTGATATTCATTTCAGGTGCGAAGACGATGGTGCTTACTACAAAAATTGTTGAATTACAGCACTTCGCCCGCTTTGATGAGATTTTTATCTTGTCGCTGATGGTGCTACTCACAAATATCACGGCATTAATATTCTTCGCAGTAGTTCGATACCTTTATACCAGAAGCATCAATGGCACAACAAAAATAAAAGTGAAAAAACCCACAGTAACGACGGTCGCTTAG
- a CDS encoding LysR family transcriptional regulator has product MELRHLRYFVAMAEEKSFSKAAERLFISQPPLSRQIKQLEEEMGVLLIDRDQRPLKLTEAGVFFYEHAIQILKKSDNLRAMTMRKGKFDGSLSIGFVASILYGTLPRVISRFRKVYPNIEIKLHELNSWQQTQALTNGKIDVGFGRLFFEDAAVRRILLREESLVVATPIDHPIIQRRQSTITIADLANENLLLYPKAPRPSFIDFVLSLFEERNIEPNSFSEVSELHVALGLVAAGEGITIVPQALKNLRGTEIGYIPLEDGLLTSPVIMNVRHFDKSDLLKTLLDVTYKLYDEEEFVYRREEI; this is encoded by the coding sequence ATGGAACTTAGACATTTACGTTATTTTGTCGCAATGGCAGAAGAGAAGAGCTTTAGTAAAGCGGCTGAGCGGCTTTTTATATCACAGCCACCGCTTAGTCGTCAGATAAAACAGTTAGAAGAAGAGATGGGTGTACTTTTGATTGATCGTGATCAACGGCCTCTTAAGTTAACTGAAGCAGGGGTCTTTTTTTACGAGCATGCCATACAGATTCTAAAAAAGTCTGATAATCTTCGAGCGATGACTATGCGTAAAGGGAAGTTTGATGGCTCTTTGTCTATAGGTTTTGTGGCGTCGATTTTATACGGAACGTTACCAAGAGTGATCTCCCGATTTCGCAAGGTATATCCTAATATAGAAATAAAGCTTCACGAGTTAAATTCGTGGCAGCAAACGCAAGCACTGACAAATGGCAAGATAGATGTGGGGTTTGGAAGATTATTTTTTGAAGACGCTGCGGTGAGACGTATTTTACTGAGAGAGGAGAGCTTAGTGGTAGCCACTCCTATTGATCATCCCATCATTCAACGACGACAAAGCACTATAACTATCGCTGATCTAGCTAATGAGAATCTATTATTATATCCAAAGGCACCGCGCCCTAGTTTTATTGACTTTGTTTTGAGTTTGTTTGAGGAACGCAATATTGAGCCAAATTCATTTTCAGAAGTCAGCGAATTGCATGTGGCTTTAGGTTTAGTAGCTGCAGGAGAAGGGATCACCATTGTGCCTCAAGCGCTTAAGAACCTACGCGGTACAGAGATTGGTTATATTCCATTAGAAGATGGATTATTAACGTCGCCAGTTATTATGAATGTCCGTCATTTTGATAAGTCGGATTTGCTAAAAACGCTACTCGATGTCACCTACAAGTTATATGATGAAGAGGAGTTTGTTTATCGGCGTGAAGAGATTTAA
- a CDS encoding ABC transporter ATP-binding protein gives MLELRNVTKKYDGKVIFEDISLKVNKGEIVSILGPSGCGKTTLLHIILGLTDISSGRLAYDKEDITRVPMKHRGFNIVFQDYALFPNLNVKQNIEYGLRNRPNVSTQAEVDELVDLLEIKPHLNKRISQLSGGQKQRVALARTLVMKPKILLLDEPLSALDGVIKETIKTRIREIAERYELTTLIVTHDPEEAMTLSDRILLLSDGKVAQYAKPSEIIKNPANDFVKSFILNQLNIKRRNILSLFEADNAPADPLEKYTQMRPALNSSSVTEDINSIIQRTATKSIKDTSKG, from the coding sequence ATGTTAGAACTAAGAAATGTGACTAAGAAGTATGACGGCAAAGTTATTTTTGAGGATATCTCCCTAAAAGTGAATAAGGGTGAGATTGTTTCAATATTGGGCCCATCTGGCTGTGGGAAAACCACGTTGCTGCATATTATTTTAGGTCTAACCGATATTAGTTCTGGTCGACTTGCCTATGATAAGGAAGACATCACACGTGTGCCTATGAAGCACAGAGGTTTCAATATTGTATTCCAAGACTATGCATTGTTTCCTAACTTGAATGTAAAGCAGAATATTGAATATGGGCTGCGCAATAGACCTAACGTAAGTACGCAAGCGGAGGTTGATGAGCTAGTTGACCTTTTGGAGATTAAGCCGCATTTGAATAAGCGAATCAGCCAGCTCTCTGGTGGGCAGAAGCAGCGTGTTGCATTAGCACGTACTTTAGTGATGAAGCCTAAGATTTTATTATTAGATGAGCCTTTATCTGCCTTAGACGGGGTTATTAAAGAGACCATTAAGACACGTATTCGCGAGATTGCAGAGCGTTATGAGCTAACCACTTTGATTGTGACACATGATCCTGAAGAAGCAATGACACTCTCTGATCGCATTTTGTTGTTATCAGACGGCAAAGTAGCTCAATATGCTAAACCATCAGAAATCATCAAAAACCCTGCCAATGATTTTGTTAAGAGCTTTATCTTAAATCAGCTAAATATCAAACGTCGTAATATCTTAAGCCTATTTGAAGCGGACAATGCGCCAGCTGATCCATTAGAAAAATACACTCAAATGAGACCTGCACTAAACAGTAGCTCAGTCACTGAAGATATCAATTCCATAATCCAGCGCACAGCTACTAAATCAATTAAAGACACCTCCAAAGGTTAA
- a CDS encoding 3-oxoacid CoA-transferase subunit A — translation MINKAEKSMTKVLSQIKDGATIMIGGFGTAGQPAELIDALIDLGVKDLVIINNNAGNGDHGLAKLLKTGAVRKIICSFPRQSDSWVFDELYHAGKIELELVPQGNLACRIQAAGMGLGAVYTPTGFGTLLAEGKETRHIDGKDYVLEYPIKADFALIKADKGDRWGNLVYRKSARNFGPIMAMAADVTIAQVSSSVDLGELDPEHIITPGIFVQHVVQIEPTHATTAASA, via the coding sequence ATGATAAATAAAGCCGAAAAAAGTATGACTAAGGTGCTCAGTCAAATCAAAGACGGCGCTACCATTATGATTGGTGGTTTTGGGACGGCAGGACAACCTGCCGAACTGATTGATGCGCTCATTGATTTGGGTGTTAAAGATTTAGTGATTATTAACAATAATGCAGGCAATGGTGATCATGGTCTTGCCAAACTATTAAAAACAGGGGCAGTGCGCAAAATTATTTGCTCGTTCCCGCGTCAGTCAGACTCTTGGGTATTTGACGAGCTATATCATGCGGGAAAAATCGAGCTTGAGCTGGTACCACAAGGCAATCTGGCCTGCCGTATTCAAGCAGCTGGCATGGGACTTGGTGCGGTATATACGCCAACTGGCTTTGGTACTTTGCTGGCAGAAGGTAAAGAGACGCGCCATATCGATGGCAAGGACTATGTGCTTGAATATCCAATCAAAGCAGATTTTGCCTTGATCAAAGCGGATAAGGGCGATCGCTGGGGCAATTTAGTCTATCGTAAATCGGCACGTAACTTTGGTCCAATCATGGCCATGGCAGCTGACGTGACGATCGCTCAAGTCTCTAGTAGTGTCGATCTGGGTGAGCTTGATCCTGAACACATCATCACACCAGGTATCTTTGTGCAACATGTGGTGCAAATCGAGCCGACACATGCTACTACCGCAGCCAGCGCTTAA
- the catA gene encoding catechol 1,2-dioxygenase: MEHKQIEKLAEQFIKGKIDFPEKVNPRVQEITLRIVTDLMKTINDLNITADEYWTGVSYIGDLGKEAGLLSPGLGFDHFMDLMIEEDMKAAGLEGGTIRTIEGPLYVAGAPEEKGFARLDDGTEDEEGTVLFMQGYVYDEDGNPIPNAKVEAWHANTLGNYSFFDESQPDFNLRRTIITDGDGKYAFRSIVPLGYSVPPGGMTDKVLSALGRHGNRPAHIHFFASAEGMRKLTTQINIDGDEYLWDDFAFASREGLVPEVTMVDDADNLKEKGLDKPYASIDFDFHLLKNSKADVQGSEVERRRAQG; the protein is encoded by the coding sequence ATGGAACACAAGCAGATTGAAAAATTGGCTGAACAGTTCATTAAAGGCAAGATCGACTTCCCTGAGAAAGTTAATCCACGTGTGCAAGAAATCACCCTGCGCATTGTGACCGATTTGATGAAAACGATTAATGATCTAAATATCACTGCTGATGAATACTGGACTGGTGTGTCTTACATTGGCGATTTAGGCAAAGAAGCCGGCCTTTTATCACCAGGTTTAGGTTTTGATCATTTCATGGATTTAATGATTGAAGAAGATATGAAAGCGGCTGGATTAGAAGGTGGCACAATACGTACCATTGAAGGGCCACTATATGTAGCAGGTGCTCCTGAAGAAAAAGGCTTTGCGCGGCTTGATGATGGTACTGAAGATGAAGAAGGCACAGTGCTATTTATGCAAGGATATGTTTATGACGAAGATGGCAATCCTATTCCGAATGCTAAAGTAGAGGCATGGCATGCCAACACCTTAGGTAACTACTCTTTCTTCGATGAATCGCAACCTGACTTTAATCTACGTCGTACCATCATTACTGATGGTGATGGCAAGTATGCTTTTCGTAGTATTGTGCCACTGGGTTACTCAGTACCACCAGGTGGCATGACGGATAAAGTATTAAGTGCTTTAGGACGTCATGGTAATCGCCCTGCTCACATTCACTTCTTCGCTAGTGCTGAAGGTATGCGCAAATTAACCACGCAGATCAATATTGATGGTGATGAATACCTTTGGGATGACTTTGCTTTTGCCAGTCGTGAAGGCTTAGTACCGGAAGTCACTATGGTTGACGACGCTGATAATCTCAAAGAAAAAGGCCTTGATAAGCCTTATGCTTCAATCGATTTCGACTTCCATCTGTTAAAAAACAGTAAAGCTGATGTACAAGGTAGTGAAGTAGAACGTCGCCGTGCACAAGGGTAG
- a CDS encoding SphA family protein, which yields MKNTMNKIALLTIAASLSFTVHASDSHYVPGIEGIKASVVPPPGVYYRGYLVNYSADENEALPDDSEVNVTALANRAIWVTPQKVLGGDLTLEAVLPLLRTDLEVGGQNIDERTGLGDLYVGGVIGWHGDRWDAVTGVGYWADTGDFDATRVASPGKGYDSVMLTLGGNVKLNQQGDINLSALSRYEMPNGDDLDDELIVEWGLSKSYGLLDVGLVGYNTFETGDGDEERNALGLSMGYFSPPNLLGGDVAVYKEYSNKNTFEGEVIRASLTKVF from the coding sequence ATGAAAAATACGATGAATAAAATCGCCCTACTTACGATCGCTGCTAGCTTGTCATTTACCGTCCATGCTTCTGACTCTCACTATGTCCCAGGCATTGAAGGAATAAAAGCAAGTGTAGTACCGCCACCTGGGGTGTATTACAGAGGCTATCTCGTAAATTATAGCGCTGATGAAAATGAGGCGTTACCAGATGACAGCGAGGTTAATGTTACTGCCCTTGCCAATCGAGCGATATGGGTCACACCGCAAAAGGTATTAGGTGGCGACTTAACACTTGAAGCTGTTCTCCCTTTATTAAGAACTGACCTTGAAGTTGGTGGCCAAAATATTGACGAGCGTACAGGACTAGGTGATTTATACGTGGGCGGCGTAATTGGTTGGCACGGTGACAGATGGGATGCAGTCACTGGCGTTGGCTATTGGGCAGACACAGGCGACTTTGATGCGACACGCGTTGCAAGTCCAGGAAAGGGCTATGATTCGGTCATGCTGACCCTTGGCGGTAACGTCAAGCTCAATCAACAAGGTGACATTAATCTCAGCGCCTTAAGTCGTTATGAGATGCCGAACGGTGATGACTTAGATGACGAACTGATTGTTGAATGGGGTCTGAGCAAAAGTTACGGCTTGCTAGATGTCGGTTTGGTCGGTTATAACACTTTTGAGACTGGCGATGGCGACGAAGAAAGAAACGCCTTAGGACTATCCATGGGCTACTTTTCACCGCCTAACCTACTAGGTGGGGATGTCGCCGTGTATAAAGAGTATTCAAATAAAAATACTTTTGAGGGAGAGGTGATCAGAGCGTCGCTAACCAAAGTATTCTAA
- a CDS encoding LysR family transcriptional regulator, with translation MTKKPYTYNQLNILNSVLEEGNYTQAAKRLGVSQSAISQALSTLENNLGFKLFMQRGRHFVPTDYCLELGTLTSKVQAVEDELDQLIQRSKVFESAILKVGLCSPLPGTEIIKQFSKRYPKLQTEIYFGNFHETFSRVVNGQVDVGILANVPKSDKLQFKKCSTQRLVALCSPNHAFASRESISLTELATETVIFRTHGSTTQKLINEALAKINLEITPTYIVNTQESVYDAVYQNLGVGFAWSESAIRKGGFVKVPIAELPSDYDEVVFSLKNVNNLVVTALMNSLDASG, from the coding sequence ATGACGAAGAAACCTTACACCTATAATCAGCTAAACATCTTAAACTCTGTGCTTGAGGAAGGTAATTACACGCAGGCGGCTAAACGTTTGGGTGTGTCTCAATCTGCCATTAGCCAAGCATTATCTACGCTTGAAAACAATCTTGGGTTTAAGCTATTTATGCAGCGTGGCAGGCACTTTGTGCCAACAGATTACTGCTTAGAGCTTGGAACGTTAACGAGTAAAGTGCAAGCAGTTGAAGACGAACTAGATCAGCTGATTCAAAGAAGTAAAGTTTTTGAATCAGCTATATTGAAGGTAGGTCTATGCAGTCCGCTGCCGGGCACTGAAATTATTAAGCAGTTTAGTAAGCGCTATCCCAAGCTACAGACTGAAATCTATTTTGGTAATTTCCATGAAACGTTTAGTAGAGTGGTTAACGGTCAGGTAGATGTTGGTATTCTTGCAAATGTTCCAAAAAGTGACAAGTTACAGTTTAAGAAATGTTCTACCCAAAGGCTTGTTGCTTTGTGCTCACCGAACCATGCTTTTGCATCAAGAGAATCTATAAGCTTAACTGAATTAGCGACTGAAACTGTTATATTCCGCACACACGGCTCCACCACTCAAAAGCTTATAAATGAGGCGCTAGCAAAAATTAATTTAGAGATAACCCCTACGTATATCGTAAACACCCAAGAAAGTGTTTACGATGCAGTTTACCAGAACTTAGGTGTCGGATTTGCATGGAGCGAAAGCGCAATCAGAAAAGGTGGTTTTGTGAAGGTACCCATTGCGGAGCTACCTTCAGACTATGATGAGGTGGTCTTTTCACTCAAAAATGTAAACAATTTAGTGGTGACTGCTTTGATGAACTCTTTAGATGCTTCTGGTTAG
- the pcaF gene encoding 3-oxoadipyl-CoA thiolase gives MFDSTTGLNNAYIIDAIRTPFGRYGGALAPIRADDLGAIPIKALMERNTNVDWVQVDDVIYGCANQSGEDNRNVGRMSSLLAGLPYQVPATTVNRLCGSSMDALAIAARAIKAGEASLIIAGGVESMSRAPFVMGKSVKAFGRGQKLEDTTMGWRFINPKLDELYGTETMPQTAENVAEQFNINRADQDAFALRSQQRTNAAQASGFFKDEIVPVIIPQRKSEAVIVDKDEHPRADTTLEKLTKLRAIVKENGTVTAGNASGINDGAAAFLIASEQAVKQFNLKPRARIVASTTVGVEPRIMGFAPAPAMKKLLVQTGLSLDEMDVIELNEAFAAQSLACTRDLGLADDSERVNPNGGAIALGHPLGASGARLILTALNQLEKTDKRYAICSMCIGVGQGIAMIVERAEY, from the coding sequence ATGTTCGATTCAACTACTGGTTTAAACAACGCCTATATTATTGATGCCATTCGCACGCCTTTTGGACGTTACGGTGGTGCTCTAGCCCCTATACGTGCCGATGATTTGGGCGCTATTCCTATTAAAGCCTTGATGGAACGCAATACCAATGTCGATTGGGTGCAAGTAGATGATGTTATTTACGGCTGTGCCAATCAAAGCGGTGAGGACAATCGTAACGTCGGGCGCATGTCATCATTGCTCGCAGGTCTTCCTTATCAAGTGCCTGCTACTACGGTCAACCGCTTATGCGGCTCATCAATGGATGCGTTAGCGATAGCGGCGCGTGCGATTAAAGCCGGAGAAGCAAGTCTCATTATCGCAGGCGGCGTTGAGAGCATGAGCCGTGCACCATTTGTAATGGGAAAATCAGTCAAAGCATTTGGGCGTGGTCAAAAGCTTGAAGACACCACCATGGGCTGGCGCTTTATCAACCCAAAGCTCGACGAGTTATATGGCACGGAGACCATGCCACAAACGGCGGAAAATGTCGCTGAGCAGTTCAACATCAATCGTGCTGACCAAGATGCCTTTGCACTACGCAGCCAACAACGTACCAATGCTGCACAAGCATCAGGTTTTTTCAAAGACGAGATTGTCCCAGTCATCATCCCGCAGCGCAAAAGTGAGGCTGTCATTGTCGATAAAGATGAGCATCCTCGTGCAGACACCACGCTTGAGAAATTAACCAAACTGCGTGCCATCGTCAAAGAAAACGGCACAGTGACGGCGGGTAATGCCTCAGGCATTAATGATGGTGCGGCGGCTTTTTTAATAGCTTCAGAGCAAGCGGTGAAACAGTTTAACTTAAAGCCGCGTGCGCGTATTGTTGCTTCCACCACGGTAGGTGTTGAGCCACGTATTATGGGCTTTGCTCCAGCGCCTGCGATGAAAAAGCTACTGGTGCAAACTGGACTGTCTCTTGATGAGATGGATGTCATTGAATTAAACGAAGCCTTTGCAGCGCAATCACTAGCTTGCACGCGTGACTTGGGATTAGCTGACGATAGCGAGCGTGTCAATCCGAATGGCGGTGCGATTGCGCTTGGTCACCCACTTGGCGCATCAGGCGCACGTTTGATTTTGACAGCACTCAATCAACTTGAGAAAACGGATAAGCGTTATGCCATCTGCTCGATGTGTATTGGGGTGGGACAAGGTATCGCCATGATTGTTGAACGTGCTGAGTATTGA
- the catC gene encoding muconolactone Delta-isomerase, with amino-acid sequence MLYHVRMDVLIPNDMDADKVAELKATEKALSQELQKQGKWRHIWRLAGEYSNFSIFDVESNEELHDIMMSLPLYPYMKVEVTPLLRHPSSVREDDS; translated from the coding sequence ATGCTATATCACGTACGAATGGATGTCTTAATACCAAACGATATGGATGCTGATAAAGTTGCAGAACTAAAAGCCACTGAAAAAGCACTATCACAAGAATTGCAAAAGCAAGGCAAATGGCGTCATATTTGGCGATTGGCTGGCGAGTACTCAAATTTTAGTATCTTCGATGTTGAGAGCAATGAAGAGCTGCACGATATCATGATGTCATTACCTCTTTATCCTTACATGAAAGTAGAAGTGACGCCACTACTTCGTCACCCATCATCTGTTCGTGAAGATGACAGCTAA